In Salvelinus namaycush isolate Seneca chromosome 15, SaNama_1.0, whole genome shotgun sequence, a genomic segment contains:
- the LOC120060352 gene encoding kinesin light chain 1-like isoform X6, giving the protein MRENMSAMVCVKEEEEDPGEKLSQDEIISRTKQVIQGLEALKQEHNSILEGLLGTLHCLKQDDQGVLVEEKSLMIRKSLEMLELGLSEAQVMMALSGHLSSVESEKQKLRAQVRRLCQENQWLRDELAGTQQKLQKSEQSVAQLEEEKKHLEFMNQLKKYDKDLLPSEEKDSDSSKENLDDLFPDDQDDQPPGIQQPHGSAAAAAAQQGGYEIPARLRTLHNLVIQYASQGRYEVAVPLCKQALEDLEKTSGHDHPDVATMLNILALVYRDQNKYKEAANLLNDALAIREKTLGRDHPAACVSDSPWTSSSLSADSE; this is encoded by the exons ATGCGTGAGAACATGTCTGCCATGGTGTgtgtgaaggaggaggaggaggaccctGGGGAGAAGCTGTCCCAGGATGAGATCATCTCCAGGACCAAGCAGGTGATCCAGGGCCTGGAGGCTCTAAAGCAGGAGCACAACTCCATCCTGGAGGGCCTTCTGGGCACGCTGCACTGCCTGAAGCAGGATGACCAGGGAGTCCTGGTGGAGGAGAAGTCCCTCATGATCCGCAAGTCCCTGGAGATGCTGGAGCTGGGCCTGAGCGAGGCACAG GTGATGATGGCGCTGTCAGGCCATCTGAGCTCGGTGGAGTCGGAGAAGCAGAAGCTGCGGGCACAGGTGCGCCGGCTGTGCCAGGAGAACCAGTGGCTGAGGGACGAGCTGGCAGGCACCCAGCAGAAGCTGCAGAAGAGCGAGCAGAGCGTGGCTCagctggaggaggagaagaaacacCTGGAGTTCATGAACCAGCTGAAGAAGTACGATAAGGACCTGTTGCCATCG GAGGAGAAGGACTCTGACTCCAGTAAAGAGAATCTGGATGATCTGTTCCCAGACGACCAGGATGACCAACCTCCAGGCA TCCAGCAGCCCCACGGTAGTGCAGCAGCAGCCGCCGCCCAGCAGGGTGGCTATGAGATCCCGGCTCGCCTCAGGACCCTTCACAACCTGGTGATCCAGTACGCCTCCCAGGGCCGTTACGAGGTGGCCGTGCCCCTCTGCAAACAAGCCCTGGAGGACCTGGAGAAAACCTCCGGACACGACCACCCTGACGTGGCCACCATGCTCAACATCCTGGCCCTGGTCTACAG GGACCAGAACAAATACAAAGAGGCAGCCAACCTGCTGAATGACGCTCTGGCGATCAGGGAGAAAACTCTGGGCAGGGACCATCCAGCG GCTTGTGTCTCTGACTCTCCCTGGACCTCCAGTTCCCTCAGTGCAGACTCAGAGTAG